One Microtus pennsylvanicus isolate mMicPen1 chromosome 3, mMicPen1.hap1, whole genome shotgun sequence DNA window includes the following coding sequences:
- the Ifrd2 gene encoding interferon-related developmental regulator 2: MPRARKGNALRKGGQRRGGGARSSTQADSGSSEDEAASEARSTTSECPSLLSTTAEDCLGGEAVDEQSQQDNLEEKLKDSVDCLTDKSAKTRQGALENLRLALASHLLPDFLLERSLTLADALEKCLKKGKGEEQALAAAVLGLLCVQLGPGPKGEELFHSLRPLLISVLSDSTASPAARLHCASALGLGCYVAATDVQDLVSCLACLEGIFSWSCGPSGSPTALVPASLHGLLCAALQAWALLLTICPSTHINHILDRQLPRLPQLLSSESVNLRIAAGEAIALLFELARDLEEDFVYEDMEALCGSLRTLATDSNKYRAKIDRRRQRSIFRAVLHFVEGGDCEEETIRFGLEVLCIDTWARHRIYTAFKDVLGSGMHYHLQNNELLRDIFGLGPVLVLDAAALKACKISRFEKHLYNAAAFKARTKARSRARDKRADVL; encoded by the exons ATGCCTCGTGCTCGTAAGGGCAATGCGCTCCGCAAGGGCGGTCAGCGCCGTGGAGGAG GTGCCAGGAGCAGTACCCAAGCCGACTCAGGTTCCAGCGAGGATGAAGCAGCCAGTGAGGCCCGGAGTACCACCAGTGAATGTCCCAGCCTGCTCAGTACTACTGCAGAGGACTGCCTGG GTGGGGAGGCTGTGGATGAGCAGAGCCAGCAGGACAACCTGGAGGAGAAGCTGAAGGACTCAGTGGACTGCCTCACTGACAAGAG TGCCAAGACCCGGCAAGGAGCTCTGGAGAACCTGCGCCTGGCCCTGGCCTCCCACCTGCTTCCTGATTTCTTGCTGGAGCGTAGCCTCACGCTGGCGGATGCCCTGGAAAAGTGCCTTAAGAAAG GAAAGGGTGAAGAACAGGCCCTGGCTGCTGCGGTGCTAGGCCTGCTCTGTGTGCAGTTGGGCCCTGGACCCAAGGGCGAGGAGCTGTTCCATAGCCTGCGGCCGCTGCTAATCTCGGTGCTCAGTGACAGTACTGCAAGCCCCGCTGCCCGACTTCAT TGCGCTTCTGCTCTTGGCTTGGGCTGTTATGTGGCTGCCACCGATGTCCAG GACCTGGTCTCTTGCTTGGCTTGCTTGGAAGGTATTTTCAGCTGGTCCTGTGGCCCTAGTGGCTCCCCTACTGCTCTGGTCCCTGCCAGCCTACATGGCCTGCTCTGTGCTGCCCTGCAGGCCTGGGCATTGCTGCTCACCATCTGTCCTAGTACCCACATCAACCACATCCTCGACAG GCAGCTGCCCCGGCTGCCGCAGCTCTTGTCCAGCGAGAGTGTGAACCTGCGGATTGCTGCTGGCGAAGCCATCGCTCTGCTCTTTGAGCTTGCCCGGGACCTTGAG GAGGACTTTGTTTATGAGGACATGGAGGCGCTCTGTGGTTCCCTGCGTACTCTAGCCACTGACAGCAATAAGTACCGTGCCAAGATTGACCGCCGACGCCAGCGCTCCATTTTCCGAGCCGTGCTGCACTTCGTTGAG GGTGGTGACTGTGAGGAGGAGACAATCCGCTTTGGACTGGAAGTGCTCTGCATAGACACCTGGGCTCGCCACCGCATCTACACAGCCTTCAAAGATGTGCTGGGCTCCGGCATGCACTATCACCTCCAG AACAACGAGCTTCTCCGCGACATCTTTGGCCTGGGCCCTGTGCTGGTGCTGGATGCCGCTGCCCTGAAGGCCTGCAAGATTTCACGTTTTGAAAAG CACCTGTACAATGCTGCAGCCTTCAAAGCCCGTACCAAGGCCCGGAGTCGTGCGAGGGACAAGCGGGCAGACGTCTTGTGA
- the Hyal1 gene encoding hyaluronidase-1, with protein MLVLTQHGQEVWRMKPFSPEVSPDPPRATAARLLYVCTLFLTLLSLAQGSRGSMVPNKPFITVWNADTYWCLESHGVDVDVSMFDVIANKEQSFQGLNMTIFYSWQLGTYPYYTSTGEAVYGGLPQNASLVTHLAHAFQDIKAVMPEPDFSGLAVIDWEAWRPRWAFNWDSKDIYRQRSMALVQAEHPDWPETLVESVAQDQFQEAAQAWMAGTLQLGQVLRPRGLWGYYGFPDCYNYDFLSSNYTGQCSLNIRDQNDQLEWLWNQSYALYPSIYLPPALMGTGKVRLYVRHRVQEAFRVASASRDPSVPILPYVQIFYEMTDHLLSLEELEQSIGESAAQGAAGVVVWVSSKNTSTKESCQVIKEYMDSTLGPFIMNVTSAALLCSEALCSGHGRCARRPSYPEALLTLNPASFSIQLTSDGRPPNLNGTLTLNDRTEMAMKFKCRCYRGWHGKWCEKQGGDIPGTEDLGGGTPSPGKTAVSPPYGWDQRRQTEESEPETARYRIVRRLEADHPGARL; from the exons ATGCTTGTGCTTACACAGCATGGTCAGGAAGTTTGGAGAATGAAACCCTTCAGTCCTGAG GTCTCCCCAGACCCACCCCGTGCCACTGCAGCCCGCCTGCTTTACGTCTGTACCCTCTTCCTGACCTTGCTCAGCTTGGCCCAAGGCTCCAGAGGTTCCATGGTACCCAACAAGCCGTTCATCACTGTTTGGAATGCAGACACTTACTGGTGCCTGGAGAGTCATGGAGTGGATGTGGATGTCAGTATGTTTGACGTGATTGCCAACAAGGAGCAGAGCTTTCAAGGCCTTAACATGACAATTTTCTACAGCTGGCAGTTGGGCACCTACCCCTACTATACATCCACTGGGGAAGCCGTATATGGTGGCCTGCCCCAGAATGCTAGCCTGGTTACCCACCTCGCTCATGCATTCCAGGACATCAAGGCTGTCATGCCTGAACCTGACTTCTCAGGACTGGCAGTCATTGACTGGGAGGCATGGCGCCCACGATGGGCCTTCAACTGGGACAGCAAGGACATTTATCGACAGCGCTCAATGGCACTTGTCCAGGCAGAACACCCTGACTGGCCGGAAACTTTAGTGGAGTCAGTAGCTCAGGACCAGTTCCAGGAAGCTGCACAGGCCTGGATGGCAGGCACCCTCCAGCTGGGGCAGGTACTGCGTCCTCGTGGCCTCTGGGGCTACTATGGCTTCCCTGACTGCTACAACTATGACTTCCTAAGTTCCAATTACACAGGCCAGTGCTCACTAAACATCCGTGACCAGAATGATCAGCTAGAGTGGTTATGGAACCAGAGCTATGCCCTCTATCCCAGTATCTACTTGCCTCCAGCACTGATGGGCACAGGGAAGGTACGGTTGTATGTTCGACACCGTGTACAAGAGGCATTCCGTGTAGCTAGCGCTTCCAGAGACCCGAGTGTGCCCATACTGCCCTACGTGCAGATCTTCTATGAAATGACAGATCATCTTCTGTCCCTG GAGGAGCTGGAACAGAGCATTGGGGAGAGCGCAGCTCAGGGAGCAGCAGGTGTGGTTGTCTGGGTGAGCTCAAAAAATACATCTACCAAG GAATCATGCCAGGTCATTAAAGAGTATATGGATTCCACACTTGGCCCTTTCATCATGAACGTGACCAGTGCAGCTCTTCTCTGCAGTGAAGCTCTGTGTTCCGGCCATGGTCGCTGTGCCCGCCGTCCCAGTTATCCCGAGGCTCTGCTCACCCTCAATCCGGCCAGTTTTTCCATTCAGCTAACAAGTGATGGCAGGCCCCCAAACCTCAATGGTACCCTCACACTTAACGATCGGACAGAGATGGCTATGAAATTCAAGTGTCGCTGCTACCGTGGATGGCATGGAAAGTGGTGTGAGAAGCAGG GTGGTGACATTCCGGGCACGGAGGACTTAGGAGGAGGTACGCCGTCTCCGGGGAAGACTGCTGTGAGTCCTCCGTACGGCTGGGACCAGCGTAGGCAAACCGAGGAATCGGAGCCAGAGACCGCAAGATACAGAATCGTGCGCAGGCTGGAAGCGGACCATCCCGGAGCTCGGCTTTAA
- the Lsmem2 gene encoding leucine-rich single-pass membrane protein 2: MPEETQEDTVLPMQNQRSRGTLAPNHVQEVRLHRVESISDLHSGGSLQPYLAEETQTWEELLGVLPSSMCTQADCSPMCGRGGFLLLLALLVFTCLALAILAVYLSVLQSESLRVLAHTLRTQEETLLKLRLASLSQLRRLNSSEARAPS; the protein is encoded by the exons ACACTGTGTTGCCAATGCAGAACCAGAGGAGCAGGGGAACACTGGCTCCTAACCACGTGCAGGAGGTACGTCTGCACCGAGTGGAGTCCATCAGCGACCTACACAGTGGAG GTTCACTCCAGCCCTATCTGGCTGAAGAGACACAGACGTGGGAAGAGCTTCTGGGCGTCTTGCCGTCATCAATGTGTACCCAAGCTGATTGCAGCCCCATGTGTGGCCGTGGGGGGTTCCTACTGCTATTGGCACTGCTAGTATTCACCTGCCTGGCATTAGCCATCCTGGCTGTCTACCTAAGTG TGCTGCAGAGCGAATCCCTGAGGGTCTTGGCACACACACTGCGCACACAAGAGGAGACGCTGCTCAAATTGCGCCTGGCTAGCCTCAGTCAGCTAAGGAGGCTCAACTCCAGCGAAGCTCGGGCACCCAGCTGA
- the Naa80 gene encoding N-alpha-acetyltransferase 80, whose product MELILSTSPAKLTLDPACQPELTLRVNLTKLTLDPARHPELSLSPRIAELTLDSTCHPEMTLSPGPAELTLDPARQETPALNPAELTLEPVHCRPELLSACADLINDQWPRSRASRLHSLGQSSDAFPLCLMLLSPHPTPGASPIVVGHARLSRVLDHPHSLLVETVVVARALRGRGFGRRLMEGLEAFARARGFRRLHLTTHDQLYFYAHLGYHLGEPVQGLVFTNRRLPTTFLRAFSKTPCPQPPCKGPILAAQGIPKSSKGPPLPPPPPLPQSLTTSPPPSPGPLAQSMLETRYRDLKGCPIFWMEKDI is encoded by the coding sequence ATGGAGCTGATCCTGAGTACCAGCCCAGCCAAGCTGACTCTAGATCCTGCATGCCAGCCAGAATTGACCCTGAGAGTCAACCTGACCAAGCTAACCCTGGATCCTGCACGCCATCCAGAGCTGTCACTGAGTCCTAGGATAGCTGAGCTGACCCTGGATTCCACATGCCACCCAGAGATGACCCTCAGTCCTGGCCCAGCTGAGCTTACCCTGGATCCTGCACGCCAGGAGACCCCAGCCCTCAACCCAGCTGAGCTGACCCTGGAGCCTGTGCACTGTCGACCTGAGCTCCTGAGTGCTTGTGCTGACCTCATCAATGACCAGTGGCCCCGCAGCCGTGCCTCCCGTCTCCACTCCCTGGGCCAGTCCTCAGATGCCTTCCCCCTCTGCCTGATGCTGCTGAGCCCTCATCCCACGCCTGGAGCATCCCCTATTGTGGTTGGCCATGCCCGCTTATCACGGGTACTGGACCATCCCCACAGCCTCTTAGTGGAGACAGTGGTGGTAGCCCGGGCTCTGAGAGGCCGTGGCTTTGGCCGCCGCCTCATGGAGGGCTTGGAGGCTTTTGCCCGAGCCCGGGGCTTCCGCCGGCTTCACCTCACTACCCATGATCAGTTATACTTCTATGCCCATCTGGGCTACCACCTGGGTGAGCCTGTGCAGGGTTTGGTCTTCACCAACCGTCGGCTGCCCACTACCTTCCTACGTGCCTTCTCTAAGACACCCTGCCCTCAGCCACCCTGCAAGGGGCCTATCCTAGCTGCCCAAGGTATCCCAAAGAGCTCCAAGGGACCCCCATTGCCACCACCTCCTCCCTTACCCCAGTCTCTGACCACATCACCCCCTCCTTCACCAGGGCCCCTCGCTCAAAGCATGCTAGAGACACGATACCGAGATCTGAAGGGGTGCCCTATATTCTGGATGGAAAAAGACATCTGA
- the Hyal3 gene encoding hyaluronidase-3 isoform X1 gives MQLGLTLVVGVALCLVYGQSLLQVPERPFSVLWNVPSARCHCHAATVSRNNQLHWLWAASSAIFPSIYLPPKMPPAYHQAFVRHRLEEAFRVALAGHTHPLPVLAYARLTHRSSRRFLSLDDLVRTIGVSAALGATGVVLWGDLSFSNSEEECWRLHDYLVGTLGPYVINVTKAAMACSHQRCHGHGRCARRDPGQMEAFLHLKPDDSLGAWKSFRCRCYLGWAGPTCQEPKPEPKEAT, from the exons ATGCAGCTAGGCCTAACCCTGGTGGTGGGGGTAGCCCTGTGCTTGGTGTATGGCCAGTCTTTGCTGCAGGTTCCTGAGCGTCCCTTTTCTGTGCTGTGGAATGTACCCTCAGCAAGAT GCCACTGCCATGCAGCCACCGTTAGCCGAAACAACCAACTACATTGGCTCTGGGCCGCCTCTAGCGCCATCTTCCCTAGCATCTATCTCCCACCCAAAATGCCACCTGCCTACCATCAGGCCTTCGTCCGACACCGCCTAGAGGAGGCCTTCCGTGTAGCCCTTGCCGGGCACACACATCCTTTACCTGTTCTGGCCTACGCTCGCCTCACACACCGGAGCTCCAGGAGATTCTTGTCTCTG GATGACCTGGTGAGGACTATTGGCGTGAGTGCAGCACTGGGAGCAACTGGAGTGGTTCTCTGGGGAGACCTGAGCTTCTCCAACTCTGAG GAGGAGTGCTGGCGTCTCCATGACTACCTAGTGGGCACTTTAGGCCCCTATGTGATCAATGTGACAAAGGCTGCCATGGCCTGCAGTCACCAACGATGTCATGGCCATGGTCGCTGTGCCCGGAGAGACCCGGGACAAATGGAAGCCTTTCTGCATCTGAAGCCAGATGACAGTCTTGGAGCTTGGAAGTCCTTCAGATGCCGCTGTTACTTGGGTTGGGCTGGCCCTACTTGCCAGGAGCCTAAACCTGAACCTAAGGAAGCTACATAA
- the Hyal3 gene encoding hyaluronidase-3 isoform X2, translating to MASLCCRFLSVPFLCCGMYPQQDAFVRHRLEEAFRVALAGHTHPLPVLAYARLTHRSSRRFLSLDDLVRTIGVSAALGATGVVLWGDLSFSNSEEECWRLHDYLVGTLGPYVINVTKAAMACSHQRCHGHGRCARRDPGQMEAFLHLKPDDSLGAWKSFRCRCYLGWAGPTCQEPKPEPKEAT from the exons ATGGCCAGTCTTTGCTGCAGGTTCCTGAGCGTCCCTTTTCTGTGCTGTGGAATGTACCCTCAGCAAGAT GCCTTCGTCCGACACCGCCTAGAGGAGGCCTTCCGTGTAGCCCTTGCCGGGCACACACATCCTTTACCTGTTCTGGCCTACGCTCGCCTCACACACCGGAGCTCCAGGAGATTCTTGTCTCTG GATGACCTGGTGAGGACTATTGGCGTGAGTGCAGCACTGGGAGCAACTGGAGTGGTTCTCTGGGGAGACCTGAGCTTCTCCAACTCTGAG GAGGAGTGCTGGCGTCTCCATGACTACCTAGTGGGCACTTTAGGCCCCTATGTGATCAATGTGACAAAGGCTGCCATGGCCTGCAGTCACCAACGATGTCATGGCCATGGTCGCTGTGCCCGGAGAGACCCGGGACAAATGGAAGCCTTTCTGCATCTGAAGCCAGATGACAGTCTTGGAGCTTGGAAGTCCTTCAGATGCCGCTGTTACTTGGGTTGGGCTGGCCCTACTTGCCAGGAGCCTAAACCTGAACCTAAGGAAGCTACATAA